A genomic region of Acidimicrobiia bacterium contains the following coding sequences:
- a CDS encoding TIGR03621 family F420-dependent LLM class oxidoreductase: protein MDVAVTVVSPERVRSWTAEARAYEAAGFGALYVPDHVGLVDPFAALGAAAAVAERMRVGTYVLNVAFWNPLLLARAASTVAAISAGGFDLGLGAGHAQVEFEQAGLRYPPAGERVDRLAATVDVVARLLDGQTVDDERFALRGASLGRVATPARIVVGGNGDRVLRVAGERAGAVGLVGVTSGTGQVHTNLSHWTWGGLADRIALVERAAAAAGRVTPVARTVLVQRVVVTDDRRATARELAELTGTPADAHLDSPFVLLGTEHEILDQLHRLRDEAAIDTVTVFDRDAGTIAPLLPSLA, encoded by the coding sequence GTGGACGTCGCAGTGACCGTCGTGTCACCCGAGCGGGTGCGCTCGTGGACGGCCGAGGCGCGCGCGTACGAGGCGGCCGGGTTCGGTGCGCTCTACGTCCCCGACCACGTCGGCCTCGTCGACCCGTTCGCCGCACTCGGTGCCGCGGCGGCCGTCGCCGAGCGCATGCGCGTCGGCACGTACGTCCTCAACGTCGCGTTCTGGAACCCGCTGCTCCTCGCCCGCGCGGCGTCGACTGTCGCGGCCATCTCCGCGGGCGGCTTCGACCTCGGACTCGGCGCGGGTCACGCACAGGTCGAGTTCGAACAGGCGGGCCTGCGCTATCCGCCCGCCGGTGAACGCGTGGACCGGCTCGCCGCGACCGTCGACGTCGTCGCCCGGCTGCTCGACGGTCAAACCGTCGACGACGAGCGCTTCGCGCTGCGCGGCGCGTCGCTCGGTCGGGTCGCGACGCCCGCGCGGATCGTCGTCGGCGGGAACGGCGACCGTGTGCTGCGCGTCGCGGGGGAGCGCGCGGGTGCGGTCGGGCTCGTCGGCGTGACGTCGGGAACCGGGCAGGTCCACACGAACCTCTCGCACTGGACGTGGGGTGGGCTCGCGGACCGGATCGCGCTCGTCGAGCGCGCGGCCGCCGCGGCCGGGCGCGTGACGCCCGTCGCGCGCACGGTTCTGGTGCAGCGCGTCGTCGTGACCGACGACCGTCGCGCAACAGCACGCGAGCTCGCAGAGCTCACCGGCACGCCGGCCGACGCCCACCTCGACAGCCCGTTCGTGCTCCTGGGCACGGAGCACGAGATTCTCGACCAGCTGCACCGCCTCCGCGACGAAGCCGCGATCGACACCGTGACGGTGTTCGACCGCGACGCCGGCACGATCGCGCCGCTGCTCCCGTCGCTCGCGTGA
- a CDS encoding serine/threonine-protein kinase → MTLGRRYELRAPLGTGSMAQVVEAHDVVLDRDVAIKLLRTESADAEGIARFVREARVAASLSHPNVVRIFDAGEEGGRLYLVMELVRGPNLAYVLKRVGPLSVRQAVALTDQVLGALAAAHERGLVHRDVKPGNILFADDRTVKLADFGLAKTVQDPSSAVTRPGQVVGTPMYLAPERSEGRLASPASDLYSVGIVLFEMLAGKPPFTGRSLLELAMAHQQAPVPPIPRTDVPEAVEALMLHALACDPDARPSSARAMQDALRRATRPGVAPRLAAAGS, encoded by the coding sequence ATGACGCTCGGGCGGCGTTACGAGCTGCGGGCGCCGTTGGGTACGGGGTCCATGGCGCAGGTCGTCGAGGCGCACGACGTCGTGCTCGACCGCGACGTCGCGATCAAGCTGCTGCGGACCGAGAGCGCGGACGCCGAGGGGATCGCGCGCTTCGTGAGGGAGGCGCGCGTCGCCGCGAGCCTGAGTCACCCGAACGTCGTGCGCATCTTCGACGCCGGCGAGGAGGGGGGCCGGCTCTACCTCGTCATGGAGCTCGTCCGCGGCCCGAACCTCGCGTACGTGCTCAAGCGGGTCGGGCCGTTGAGCGTGCGGCAGGCCGTCGCGCTGACCGACCAGGTGCTCGGCGCGCTCGCCGCCGCGCACGAGCGCGGGCTCGTCCACCGCGACGTGAAGCCGGGCAACATCCTCTTCGCCGACGACCGCACCGTGAAGCTCGCCGACTTCGGGCTCGCCAAGACCGTGCAGGACCCGTCGTCGGCCGTCACCCGTCCCGGTCAGGTCGTCGGCACGCCGATGTACCTCGCGCCCGAGCGCTCGGAGGGCCGTCTCGCGTCGCCGGCGTCCGACCTCTACTCGGTCGGCATCGTCCTGTTCGAGATGCTCGCGGGCAAGCCGCCGTTCACGGGCCGGAGCCTGCTCGAGCTCGCGATGGCGCACCAGCAGGCCCCCGTCCCACCGATCCCGCGCACCGACGTCCCCGAGGCCGTCGAGGCGCTGATGCTGCACGCGCTCGCGTGCGACCCGGACGCACGCCCGTCGAGCGCACGCGCCATGCAGGACGCGCTGCGTCGCGCGACCCGTCCCGGGGTCGCGCCCCGTCTCGCCGCCGCGGGGTCGTAA
- a CDS encoding LLM class flavin-dependent oxidoreductase — MLLMRFAMRTAGGDGATRAALYRAALEMAEWGEHNGCMSLVVSQHHAADDGYLPSPLVLASGMAAVTETTPIMVAALLVLFYEPVKLAEDMAVLDLMSNGRVSYTIGLGYRDEEFEQFGVDKSRRARLVEERIAILRAAWTGEPFEHDGRRVRVTPAPLQPGGPMLMGGGGTPGAARRAARLGMAFLADTTDDTLAQEYEAEAARVGVTPVGCMIPPPDSSTFFVADDPDRAWHELGPYMLNDARAYAEWNRGRTGIAMVTSASTVDELRAGTAFRVITPDEAVATIRREGVLQLQPLVGGLPPDLAWPHLELAARAVARAGAATAPPG; from the coding sequence ATGCTCCTGATGCGGTTCGCGATGCGGACGGCCGGGGGAGACGGCGCGACGCGCGCCGCGCTCTACCGGGCCGCGCTCGAGATGGCCGAGTGGGGCGAGCACAACGGGTGCATGTCGCTCGTCGTCTCGCAGCACCACGCCGCCGACGACGGGTACCTTCCGTCGCCGCTCGTGCTCGCGTCGGGCATGGCCGCGGTGACCGAGACGACGCCGATCATGGTCGCCGCCCTGCTCGTCCTCTTCTACGAGCCCGTCAAGCTCGCGGAGGACATGGCGGTGCTCGACCTGATGAGCAACGGCCGCGTCTCGTACACGATCGGGCTCGGCTACCGGGACGAGGAGTTCGAGCAGTTCGGTGTGGACAAGTCGCGACGCGCGCGGCTCGTCGAGGAGAGGATCGCGATCCTGCGCGCGGCGTGGACGGGCGAGCCGTTCGAGCACGACGGCCGGCGCGTCCGCGTCACGCCGGCGCCGCTCCAACCCGGCGGTCCGATGCTGATGGGCGGGGGCGGGACGCCGGGGGCGGCGCGCCGCGCGGCGCGTCTCGGCATGGCGTTCCTCGCCGACACGACCGACGACACGCTCGCGCAGGAGTACGAGGCCGAGGCGGCACGCGTCGGCGTCACCCCGGTCGGCTGCATGATCCCGCCGCCCGACTCGTCCACGTTCTTCGTCGCCGACGACCCCGACCGCGCGTGGCACGAGCTCGGCCCGTACATGCTGAACGACGCGCGCGCGTACGCGGAGTGGAACCGCGGCCGCACGGGCATCGCGATGGTGACGTCCGCGTCCACGGTCGACGAGCTGCGCGCGGGCACCGCGTTCCGCGTGATCACGCCCGACGAGGCAGTCGCCACCATCCGGCGCGAGGGCGTGCTCCAGCTGCAGCCGCTCGTCGGCGGGTTGCCGCCCGATCTCGCCTGGCCCCACCTCGAGCTCGCGGCACGCGCGGTGGCGCGTGCAGGAGCCGCGACGGCGCCACCGGGGTAG
- a CDS encoding DUF445 domain-containing protein encodes MSTPAPPAVSSEPARRHRLTVTKRRATALLAGVTVVFLVVTARGGHSTWAGYVQAAAEASMVGGLADWFAVTALFRRPLGLPIPHTAIVVERKDQFAETLGDFIRESFLSPDALLERVRAANVVDRLATWMTQPANAQRLAGDVADAATTVVDLLRDDDVHTTIEDLVRRQVDAVPLAPIAGRALRLFTEDGRHEKALDAALRSLDAFLDEHRADLRSRFLAQAPWWLPMSIEERIFDRLLDGARDALHEMVGDHDSALRRYFDTRLVSFAAELETSPSLRARGEQLKSDVLAHPQLREWVASAWSDAKERLRAQAADPGSELRARTAALIAAAGARMRDDPTVAGAIDDATESAVRYVATHFDAEIRGLVTGTIARWDADETARRLELLLGPDLQYIRINGTVVGALAGLALHAIAVALG; translated from the coding sequence GTGAGCACCCCGGCGCCGCCCGCCGTCAGCTCGGAACCCGCGCGCCGTCACCGGCTGACGGTCACGAAGCGACGCGCGACCGCGCTGCTCGCCGGGGTCACGGTCGTGTTCCTCGTGGTGACGGCCCGGGGCGGCCACTCGACCTGGGCCGGCTACGTGCAGGCGGCCGCGGAGGCGTCCATGGTCGGCGGTCTCGCGGACTGGTTCGCGGTGACCGCGCTGTTCCGCCGGCCGCTCGGCCTGCCGATCCCGCACACCGCGATCGTCGTCGAGCGCAAGGACCAGTTCGCGGAGACGCTGGGCGACTTCATCCGGGAGAGCTTCCTGTCGCCTGACGCGCTGCTCGAACGGGTGCGGGCCGCGAACGTCGTCGACCGTCTCGCCACGTGGATGACGCAGCCCGCGAACGCGCAGCGCCTCGCCGGTGACGTCGCCGACGCCGCGACGACCGTCGTCGACCTGCTCCGCGACGACGACGTGCACACGACGATCGAGGACCTCGTCCGCCGCCAGGTCGACGCGGTGCCGCTCGCGCCGATCGCCGGCCGCGCGCTGCGGCTCTTCACCGAGGACGGGCGTCACGAGAAGGCCCTCGACGCCGCGCTCCGGTCGCTCGACGCGTTCCTCGACGAGCACCGCGCCGACCTGCGGTCGCGGTTCCTCGCGCAGGCGCCGTGGTGGCTGCCGATGTCGATCGAGGAGCGGATCTTCGACCGCCTGCTCGACGGCGCGCGCGACGCGCTGCACGAGATGGTCGGCGACCACGACAGCGCGCTCCGCCGGTACTTCGACACGCGTCTCGTGTCGTTCGCGGCCGAGCTCGAGACGTCGCCCTCGCTCCGCGCGCGCGGCGAGCAGCTCAAGTCGGACGTGCTCGCGCACCCGCAACTGCGCGAGTGGGTCGCGTCCGCGTGGTCGGACGCCAAGGAACGACTGCGCGCGCAGGCAGCCGATCCGGGCTCCGAGCTGCGAGCGCGGACGGCTGCACTGATCGCCGCTGCCGGCGCGCGCATGCGCGACGACCCGACCGTCGCCGGCGCGATCGACGACGCGACGGAGTCCGCCGTCCGCTACGTCGCGACCCACTTCGACGCCGAGATCCGCGGGCTCGTGACCGGCACGATCGCGCGCTGGGACGCCGACGAGACCGCCCGCCGGCTGGAGCTGCTGCTGGGCCCCGACCTCCAGTACATCCGCATCAACGGCACGGTCGTCGGCGCGCTCGCGGGTCTCGCGTTGCACGCGATCGCCGTCGCGCTCGGATGA
- a CDS encoding alkaline phosphatase family protein: MRARLLCAAVAVALVAAACSSGSSGSSKKSSSGSPSSTTTTAKASGAATPTIGHVFVINLENKSYDQTWGPGSKAHYLNTTLRAKGELLTNYYGIGHASLDNYIAQISGQSPNPSTQADCTTYTEFAQTGVGADGQALGKGCVYPASVKTIADQLVAAGKTWKGYMEDMGNSSTEPKTCRHPAIGSTDHTIRPTAGDQYATRHNPFVYFHSIIDSPACNQNDVPLDRLPGDLASVATTPNLVFITPNVCNDGHDSPCADGQPGGLVSADRFLSQWVPRILASPAYQHDGLLVVTFDEAETSDSTACCNTPPSPNTSQPGGDGPGGGRIGALLVSSAVEPGSTNGTPYNHYALLCSIENVFGLDHLGFAGAPGLQCFGKDVYNR; encoded by the coding sequence ATGCGTGCTCGCCTGCTGTGTGCCGCCGTCGCGGTCGCGCTCGTCGCGGCCGCGTGCTCGTCGGGTTCGTCGGGCTCGTCGAAGAAGTCGTCATCCGGGTCGCCGTCGTCGACGACGACGACCGCGAAGGCCTCCGGTGCCGCGACGCCGACGATCGGTCACGTCTTCGTCATCAACCTCGAGAACAAGAGCTACGACCAGACCTGGGGGCCCGGCTCGAAGGCGCACTACCTGAACACGACGCTGCGCGCCAAGGGCGAGCTGCTGACGAACTACTACGGGATCGGTCACGCGAGCCTCGACAACTACATCGCGCAGATCAGCGGCCAGTCACCGAACCCGAGCACACAGGCCGACTGCACGACCTACACCGAGTTCGCACAGACCGGAGTCGGCGCGGACGGTCAGGCGCTCGGCAAGGGCTGCGTGTACCCCGCGTCCGTGAAGACGATCGCGGACCAGCTCGTCGCCGCCGGGAAGACGTGGAAGGGCTACATGGAGGACATGGGCAACTCGTCCACCGAGCCCAAGACGTGCCGCCACCCGGCGATCGGCAGCACCGACCACACGATCCGCCCGACCGCGGGTGACCAGTACGCGACGCGTCACAACCCGTTCGTGTACTTCCACTCGATCATCGACTCCCCGGCGTGCAACCAGAACGACGTCCCGCTCGACCGGCTCCCCGGCGACCTCGCGTCCGTGGCGACGACGCCGAACCTCGTGTTCATCACGCCGAACGTCTGCAACGACGGGCACGACTCGCCCTGCGCCGACGGCCAGCCCGGCGGTCTCGTGTCCGCCGACCGGTTCCTGAGCCAGTGGGTCCCGAGGATCCTCGCCTCGCCCGCCTACCAGCACGACGGGCTGCTCGTCGTCACGTTCGACGAGGCGGAGACGTCGGACTCCACCGCGTGCTGCAACACGCCCCCGTCACCGAACACGAGCCAGCCCGGCGGCGACGGTCCCGGCGGCGGGCGGATCGGCGCGCTGCTCGTGTCGTCCGCGGTCGAGCCCGGGTCGACGAACGGCACGCCGTACAACCACTACGCGCTCTTGTGCAGCATCGAGAACGTCTTCGGCCTCGACCACCTCGGCTTCGCCGGCGCGCCGGGGCTCCAGTGCTTCGGCAAGGACGTCTACAACCGCTGA
- a CDS encoding PfkB family carbohydrate kinase has translation MTDSLLVVGEVVVDLVVDGLDVASTPLAVRAHPGGSPANVAVAAAGLGIPTALAARISRHGFGPWLRAHLVASGVDVSACVDVDEPCSVAVVTSDVSGVPRYSLHVDGAADYRWRADELPDVAGLAATVVHTGSLAVALGPGRDVLAAWLARVRAHGRAVVSFDPNVRETTADPDRVDALVRHAHLVKASDEDLAMLWPRTDPLEVAARWLEAGVELVVVTRGPAGAVARSRDGARVVERRAPTVTVVDTVGAGDAFTAGLLQALAARGALRAGGLAMLGDAQLAAALDAANELAALSCARRGAGPGAPVEPRRSPRVC, from the coding sequence GTGACCGACAGCCTGCTCGTCGTCGGAGAGGTCGTCGTCGACCTCGTGGTCGACGGTTTGGACGTCGCGTCCACGCCGCTCGCGGTGCGCGCGCATCCCGGTGGCAGCCCCGCGAACGTCGCGGTCGCCGCCGCCGGGCTCGGCATCCCGACCGCGCTCGCGGCGCGCATCTCGCGTCACGGCTTCGGCCCGTGGCTGCGTGCGCATCTCGTCGCGTCGGGCGTCGACGTGTCGGCATGCGTGGACGTCGACGAGCCGTGCTCCGTCGCGGTCGTGACCAGCGACGTGTCCGGGGTGCCGCGCTACTCGCTCCACGTCGACGGCGCGGCCGACTACCGGTGGCGCGCGGACGAGCTGCCCGATGTCGCCGGCCTCGCGGCCACGGTCGTCCACACCGGGTCGCTGGCCGTCGCGCTCGGTCCCGGCCGCGACGTGCTGGCCGCGTGGCTCGCGCGTGTCCGGGCACACGGCCGTGCCGTCGTCTCGTTCGACCCGAACGTCCGCGAGACGACCGCCGACCCCGATCGCGTCGACGCGCTCGTGCGTCACGCGCACCTCGTCAAGGCGAGCGACGAGGACCTCGCGATGCTCTGGCCCAGGACCGACCCGCTCGAGGTCGCCGCGCGCTGGCTCGAGGCCGGCGTCGAGCTGGTCGTCGTCACGCGTGGCCCCGCGGGCGCCGTCGCGCGCTCGCGGGACGGTGCGCGCGTCGTCGAGCGACGCGCGCCGACCGTGACGGTCGTCGACACCGTCGGTGCGGGTGACGCGTTCACGGCGGGGCTGCTGCAGGCGCTCGCGGCGCGCGGTGCGCTGCGTGCCGGCGGGCTCGCGATGCTCGGCGACGCGCAACTGGCGGCCGCGCTCGACGCCGCGAACGAGCTCGCCGCGCTCAGCTGCGCGCGCCGCGGCGCCGGGCCCGGCGCGCCCGTCGAGCCTCGGCGCTCCCCGCGTGTGTGCTGA
- a CDS encoding flavodoxin, whose amino-acid sequence MPTLLVVHHTPSPAMHAMFEAVRAGATTDLVEGVDVVFRPALSATAVDVLAADGYVLGTPANLGYMSGALKHFFDQVYYPCLDATRRRPYGVYVHGNSDTTGALRAIEVVTTGLAWRRVQEPVSVVGEPGRDDLAACEELGGALAATLALEAAP is encoded by the coding sequence ATGCCGACGTTGCTCGTCGTCCACCACACCCCGTCGCCGGCGATGCACGCGATGTTCGAGGCAGTGCGCGCCGGCGCGACGACCGACCTCGTCGAGGGCGTCGACGTCGTCTTCCGTCCCGCGCTGAGCGCGACCGCGGTGGACGTGCTCGCCGCGGACGGCTACGTGCTCGGGACGCCCGCGAACCTCGGGTACATGTCGGGCGCGCTCAAGCACTTCTTCGATCAGGTGTACTACCCGTGCCTCGACGCGACGCGACGCCGTCCCTACGGCGTGTACGTGCACGGCAACAGCGACACGACCGGCGCGCTGCGCGCGATCGAGGTCGTGACGACCGGTCTCGCGTGGCGGCGCGTCCAGGAGCCCGTGAGCGTCGTCGGTGAACCGGGGCGCGACGACCTCGCCGCGTGCGAGGAGCTCGGCGGCGCGCTCGCCGCGACGCTCGCGCTCGAAGCGGCGCCGTGA
- a CDS encoding CocE/NonD family hydrolase, with amino-acid sequence MGALLHAARRVARAVRPLVTITAPPDGVVVEHDVEVRVRDGTILRVNVFRPARDGRFPVLMCAHPYGKDRLPRRRGARYAIPRQFRLLPQSVPFTVSAWAGWEAPDPGYWVPRGYVVVNGDLRGWGRSDGVGELLSEQEADDYHDLIEWAAGQPWSTGKVGLNGVSYLAISQWGAASRRPPHLAAICPWEGFVDAYHDFARRGGVREDGFVIMWTALLRLQRRSPVDLRAQQRHRPLFDEWWRARVRDVERVEVPALVCGSFSDHCLHSSGTFEGFERIGSTDKWLYTHRGPKWAIYYSPEALAFQDRFFGHFLKGEVNGMERVPRVRVEVREDARTVAGVRGEDAWPLPGTRWTALALDAATGTLRPTPVGAISSASFATRHGSLRFVWTLTEDTELTGPMSARLHVEVRDARDVFLFVGVRKLRGGRPVGFEGSYGFDRDLVTHGMVKASLRAVDPDRSRPGRPWHACERAEPLRRGEIVAVDVALAPSATLFRAGEQLRLDVRGRWFFPRNPLLGQFPAGYERSPRGTCVVHTGGRFDSALHVPVVARDVGSRG; translated from the coding sequence ATGGGTGCGCTCCTGCATGCCGCGCGCCGCGTTGCGCGCGCGGTCCGACCGCTCGTCACGATCACGGCACCGCCCGACGGCGTCGTGGTCGAGCACGACGTCGAGGTCCGCGTGCGCGACGGCACGATCCTGCGCGTCAACGTCTTCCGCCCGGCCCGCGACGGTCGGTTCCCGGTCCTCATGTGCGCGCACCCGTACGGCAAGGACCGGCTCCCGCGGCGGCGCGGCGCCCGATACGCGATCCCGCGGCAGTTCCGGTTGCTCCCGCAGAGCGTCCCCTTCACGGTCTCGGCGTGGGCGGGCTGGGAGGCACCCGACCCGGGGTACTGGGTGCCGCGTGGCTACGTCGTCGTGAACGGCGACCTGCGCGGGTGGGGTCGCTCCGACGGCGTGGGCGAGCTCCTCTCCGAGCAGGAGGCCGACGACTACCACGACCTGATCGAGTGGGCGGCGGGACAGCCGTGGTCGACCGGCAAGGTCGGGCTGAACGGCGTCTCGTACCTCGCGATCTCGCAGTGGGGCGCGGCGTCGCGCCGCCCGCCGCACCTCGCGGCGATCTGCCCGTGGGAGGGCTTCGTCGACGCGTACCACGACTTCGCGCGGCGCGGCGGCGTGCGCGAGGACGGGTTCGTCATCATGTGGACCGCGCTGCTCCGGCTGCAACGCCGGAGCCCCGTCGACCTGCGCGCGCAGCAACGACACCGCCCGCTCTTCGACGAGTGGTGGCGTGCGCGCGTGCGCGACGTCGAGCGCGTCGAGGTCCCCGCGCTCGTGTGCGGCAGCTTCTCGGACCACTGCCTGCACAGCAGCGGGACGTTCGAGGGGTTCGAACGCATCGGCTCGACTGACAAGTGGCTGTACACCCACCGGGGACCGAAGTGGGCGATCTACTACTCGCCCGAGGCGCTGGCCTTCCAGGACCGCTTCTTCGGTCACTTCCTGAAGGGCGAGGTCAACGGGATGGAGCGGGTCCCGCGCGTCCGCGTCGAGGTGCGCGAGGACGCGCGCACCGTCGCCGGCGTGCGCGGCGAGGACGCATGGCCGCTCCCGGGCACGCGCTGGACCGCGCTCGCGCTCGATGCCGCGACGGGCACGCTCCGCCCTACGCCGGTCGGTGCAATCTCGTCGGCGTCGTTCGCGACGCGTCACGGCTCGCTGCGCTTCGTCTGGACGCTCACCGAGGACACCGAGCTGACGGGCCCGATGTCCGCTCGCCTGCACGTCGAGGTCCGCGACGCGCGCGACGTCTTCCTGTTCGTCGGTGTGCGCAAGCTCCGCGGCGGACGACCCGTCGGCTTCGAGGGCTCGTACGGCTTCGATCGCGACCTCGTCACGCACGGGATGGTGAAGGCGTCGCTGCGCGCCGTCGATCCCGACCGGTCGCGGCCGGGACGGCCGTGGCACGCGTGCGAGCGTGCCGAGCCGTTGCGTCGCGGCGAGATCGTCGCGGTCGACGTCGCGCTCGCGCCGTCGGCGACGCTGTTCCGCGCGGGTGAGCAGTTGCGGCTCGACGTGCGCGGCCGGTGGTTCTTCCCGCGCAACCCGCTCCTCGGGCAGTTCCCCGCCGGCTACGAGCGCAGCCCGCGCGGCACGTGCGTCGTGCACACCGGCGGCCGCTTCGACAGCGCGCTCCACGTGCCCGTCGTCGCGCGCGACGTGGGATCCCGGGGGTAG